The genomic region TCTGACTGATTGACATTGTCTTTGGTTTAACTATTATGTTACTGGTTTTTTATCCCGCCTTTCCGGAGGAATCTCTTGAAAATACTTATAACTGACGGACTTGCGAAGCAGGGTCTTGAACTTCTGATGGCCGCCGAGGGAGTGGAGGTTGACGAAAGAAAAGGCGTCTCTCCCGAAGAGCTCACTGATATCATAAAGGACTACGACGGCCTAGTGGTAAGAAGTGCCACCAAGGTCACCAGAGAAGTTATAGAGGCTTCGGGCGGGCGGCTTCGGATAATAGGCCGCGCTGGCATAGGAATAGACAACATAGACCTTGACGCCGCGACCAGAAACGGGGTGGCCGTTATGAATACCCCGGAGTCAAATTCCATAACCACGGCCGAGCACACAATCACTCTTCTGCTCTCCCTCGCGAGAAGGATTCCCCAGGCCCATTCCTCGATAAAGTCGGGCAAGTGGGAGAGAAACAAGTACAAGGGGGTCGAGGTTTACGGGAAGACAATAGGCCTTGTGGGTCTTGGAAACATAGGAAAGCTGGTAGCCGAGCGGGCGATGGGTCTTAAGATGAAGGCGATTGCCTACGACCCGTACCTGAGCCAGGAAGCCGCGAAAAAGCTAAGCATCGAGCTTGTCTCCCTAGATGAGCTTTTCCACCGCTCAGACGTGATAACGGTGCACACCCCTCTTACTGACGAGACGAGGGATCTTGTAAACTCCGAGTCTTTTGAAAAGATGAAGGAAGGGGTGATAGTGATTAACTGCGCCCGGGGAGGCATAGTGAACGAGGCAGACATGGCGGAGGCGCTTCGTGAAGGCAAGGTGGGAGGAGCCGCGTTTGACGTGTACACCTCGGAACCTGTTGATCCCGACAACCCTGTTCTGTCAGTCGAGGAGAACATAGTGCTTACCCCGCATCTCGGTGCTTCAACGGAGGAGGCGCAGATAAAGGTCGGAACCACCATGGCGCAGCAACTGATAGATTTTGCCCAGAAAGGAGTCGTGAAAAACGCGGTCAACATGCCGTCGCTGACGACGGAGCAGCTTACCGTGATGAAGCCGTATCTGTCCATCTGCGAGAAGATAGGAAGTCTTCACGGCCAGCTCTGCGAGGGCGCTGTCCGCACTATAGAGGTCACTTACGAAGGCGAGGTGGCCGAGATGGACTCCGGGTACCTGACAGTTGCCGTGCTGAAAGGCTTTCTCTCGCACATAATGGACATCTCGGTGACCTACGTTAACGCTCCGTCTATAGCCGAGGAAAGGAAGATAAAAGTAGTTGAGTCGAAGTCTGCCGTTATGAGCCAGTACACAAACCTCATTACTGTAATGGTGACGACCCGTAAGGAGACCAGCGAAATCTCGGGAAGCGTGTTCGGCGGCAATCATGGAAGGATAGTCAAGGTAAACGGGGTCGAGATCGACGTCGTTCCCGAGGGATTCCTGCTCGTGAGCCACAACTACGACCGCCCGGGCTTCATAGGATCGATGTGTTCTGTTTTGGGAAAAAACAACGTCAATATCGGCCGTATGCACCTTGGAAGAAAATCCGTGGGCGGGGAAGCTATAGTGTTCACGAACGTTGATACAAGGGTAAGCGAGGAAGTTATCCAGGAAATTTCCGCCATAGAGAATATTATTTCGGTAACCCAGGTCAGTTTTTCAGATGAATAAGTTTTTGACGCTGCCTCAGGGAGTGAAAGATTTCGGTCCCGTGAAGGCGGAGAACCTCAAGCGGATAGAAAACGTGCTCCTTGAGGAATTTTCCTACTGGGGCTACAGGAGGGTTATAACTCCTCTTTTCGAGTATCTCGACACCATGTCCGTGGGCATAGGGGAGAACTTCAAGCACAGGCTAATGAAGTTCGTCGATCCGCACACGGGCGAAGTTGTGGTGCTGCGCCCCGACATAACTCCACAGATCGGACGCATGGTCGCCACTCAGCTCAGCGACCACCGCCACCCCCTCAGGCTTTGCTATTCGGGAAGGGTAGTGAGGTACGAGGAGAAAGGGAGCGGCAAGGAAAGGGAGGTCTTTCAGCTCGGCTGCGAGCTTCTGGGACTTGGTTCAACGGAAGGGGATTCCGAGATAATCGCGCTCGCTCTGAAATCCATTAATCGTCTCGGTCTTAAGAAAATAACCCTGAATCTCGGACACACGGGCATTCTTGATGCGGTTTTGCAGGATGCAGGAGAAATAAGGGACCAGCTTGTACACGCCCTCATAAAGAAAGACCAGGAGCTGATAAGAAAGATAGTGGAGCCCTCTGCGATTCCAAAAGACGTAAAGGATGTTCTTTTCAGTCTCTCAGATTATTACGGCGATGCCGATATCCTTCGCAGGGCGGCCCGGAACAAGAGATTCAGGCCCTGCATAGAAGAGATCATCTCCTTGATTACCGTGCTTGAGGAATACAAGGTTGAGTGCGACATATCGATCGATCTTGTGGAGGTCAAGGGGTTTGAGTACTACACGGGGGTTACTTTCGAGATAATATCTTCAGCAGCTCCCGCTTCTCTGGTGACGGGCGGCAGATACGACGGGCTTGTAAACCGGTACGGGAAAAACGTCCCCGCCGCGGGTTTTGCCATAGACGCCGAGGCACTTATGCAGAGCACCAAGGGTGGCGACGGAGAGAATCAGGTCCATTTCATAATAGTGCCAAAAAATCAGGATCTCAGAGGTGACGCCATAAGGCTTGCCGAGTGGCTTCGCTCAAGCAGCTTCAAGGTCATACTTGACCTCAACGGAAGTTACGCCGACATGATTGATTCTCAGGATTTCTTCGACGGAGACGGCTCGCTTGCTACGTACGGGCTGATAAAGCTTGAATCTCCTTCTGAAATAAAGCTCGTTGAATCCCGGACCGGGTCGATCAGGGAATTCTCCAATCTCGAAGAACTTCTTACCGGAGGAGGGCTCTAGGCTTGTCGAGCATAGTGGTCCTGGGTACGCAGTGGGGGGATGAGGGCAAGGGAAGAATAGTAGACCTGATAGCCTCAAGAACCGACCTGGTGGTAAGATACCAGGGCGGAAACAACGCGGGCCACACCATCGTGGCGGACGGAAGGAAAATCATACTCCACCACATACCCTCGGGCATACTCAGGGAAAACAGCCTGTCCCTTATAGGAAACGGGGTGGTTGTTGACCCCAAGGTGCTGGTCGGGGAGATAGAAGCGCTCAGAAGCGCGGGCTATCCGGTAAGCCCTTTGAATTTTCTCGTGAGTGAAAGGGCTCACGTGATAATGCCGTACCACAGGGAAATAGACCTGCTGAGGGAGAAGCGGCGCGCAAGCGGAAGAAAAATAGGCACGACCGGAAGGGGCATAGGCCCCGTTTACGAAGACAAGTACGCGAGGCGGGGCATAAGGATGCTTGATCTTACAGAACCCGAAGCCTTTCTCGCAAGACTTCGGTCGGTTATGGCGGAGAGAAACGCCTATATTGAGAAGGTTCTTGGAGCGGATCCCCTGGATACCGAGAGCGTGTATGAGGAGTACGTTACGTATGGAGAGGTTCTGAGGTCCTTTATTTCGGATGTTTCCGCGATTATCCGCAAAAGCGGCGAGGAGGGGAAAAGGATTCTTTTCGAAGGCGCTCAGGGCTCGCTTCTCGATATCGATTTCGGTACTTATCCCTACGTCACTTCGTCAAACGCGGGTCTCGGGGGCGTGTTTTCCGGAACCGGGGCTGTCCCGGGACTTGTAGGCTCCATAGTGGGAGTCGCAAAGGCCTATACCACCAGGGTGGGAGAGGGGCCCTTTCCCACGGAGGAATCGGGCGAGATACAGGAAGTGCTCAGAAGGGAAGGGGAGGAATACGGTGCTACCACCGGCAGGAGCAGAAGGTGCGGGTGGCTTGACGCCGTCGCGCTCAACTACGCGATCAGAACAAACGGGGTAACCGCCATAGCTCTTACGAAACTAGACGTGCTTTCCGGTTTTGAAAAGGTAAAGATATGCACGGGCTACGGACATAACGGGTCAATCACGAAAGAGTTCCCCGCGAGCCTTTCCGTTCTTGAGGACTGCGAGCCTTCATACGAGGAAATGGATGGATGGGATGAGGATCTGGCCGAGATAAAAAACGTTGAACAACTGCCCCGAAACGCCCTTGGTTTCATAAAAAGGGTCGAGGAACTGACCGGGATCCCGGTCTGGATAGTTTCGGTGGGACCGCAGCGCGACAAGTACTTCGAGTTAAGCGACTGTGTGTTCTCTCGGTAATCAGTCCTCTTTGAGAACCTCGATTGTCTTTGCCGCAAGCTTGGGGTCAAATCTGTTTTCAGACGAGATGAAGTTGCTGTCGAAAAGGCCTGTCGCTTCGACTATGTCTCCTTCGGCGAAGGAGAGCTCCTTTTCCCAGACGACGGTTATGTAGTTCCCCTCGCTGTCGGCCAGCTTAAAGGTCGTTGATTCCGCCGGTTCCTCAGATGTCGAGATTTCCCACACTTTTCCCCTGACGCGCACTTCCTGCATCGTGTACACAGAAGGGTTAAGTATGAGAACAGCTACGGATTTGTCGGCCGATATCATGGAAGTCGCCGGGTTCTCCCATCTCCTGCACGAGGGAGCGAGCAGCATGACTGCGAGAAAAAAGACCGCGAGTATTTTCATTCGTTTTCTCCTGTTACGGGGGTACGGCTACCGAGATTATCCTTAATTTTTTCGTACGCGTCTATTATTTTCATGACGAGAGGGTGTCTTATGACATCGGTTTTCGAGAAGTGAACGAAATCTATTCCCTTTATTCCGGATAGGATGTTCATGGCCTCGATAAGTCCTGAGTTCTGTTCCCTGGCCAAGTCTATCTGGGTGATATCTCCCGTTATGACCGCTTTTGAGCCGAACCCGAGTCGGGTGAGAAACATCTTCATCTGTATCGCTGTAGTGTTCTGCGCCTCATCGAGAATTATGAATGCATCGTTGAGTGTTCTTCCTCTCATGTAGGCTATCGGAACGATTTCGATCATATTCTTCTCAATTAGCCTGTTGGCTTTCTCGAATTCCATCATATCGTAGAGGGCGTCGAAAAGGGGTCGCAGGTAGGGATTCACCTTTTCCTGAAGATCGCCGGGGAGGAATCCCAGTTTTTCTCCCGCCTCCACAGCGGGGCGCGCGAGCACTATCCTGTTTACCTTCTTGTTCGTAAACGCTGAAACGGCCATCGCCATCGCCAGGTAGGTTTTTCCCGTCCCCGCGGGTCCTATGCCGAACACCATGTCGTTTCTTCTTATGGCGTCGATGTAGAGTTTCTGGTTTATGGTCTTGGGACTTATTATTTTTTTCCGGACGGATATGCAGACCGTGTCGAGGAATATTTCCTCAAGGGATGCGTCTTTCTGGTTAAGGAGTCTCTTCGCTATTTTTATGTCGGAAGGCTGAAGGACATAGCCCTTTTCTATCAGCGAATACATCTGCCCCATGAGCATGCCCGCTTCCGCGGTTCTCTCCTCGTCCCCCTTGAGAGTGATTTTGTTGCCCCGGGTGTGGATGCTTATGTCGAATTCGTTTTCTATTTCCTTGAGATTTGAATTAAGTTCCCCGTAGAGAACCTTTACGGCTTCTATATTCTCAAGTTCAAGCTCTCTGATTCCATCCATAGGCAATTAAGTTACCGCGTACAGGAAAGATTATGCTTCGCGTCTAGAATTTTAGATTTTTTGCTCCAACCCGAAAACGATTCTGCACAACTTGGCATCTCACCTTTGCTTATTTTCCCTTTTTTTAGGCTTTTTCTCAACAGTTTTCAGATCGCATTCCAATTAACCGCGGATCCCGTTTTTTCAGGGTATGCCAAGCGGGTCCGGGTAAATCATTCTGTAGCCGAGCGTTTCTTTAAGCTTTTCGTTTGAGACTATCTTGTACTCCGGGGAGCTTTCCGTCTTGAAAAGCGGTAGCGGGATTCCATATTTCCGGGCTTCGCGCGAGTAATACTCCCTTCTCGTCGGATGCTTATCGCAGGTGGCGTTGAGCACGGTGTTTCTTACATCAAGATCTATTACGCTCCGAACGATTCCTATGCAGTCGTCGCGGTGTATGAGGTTAAGAGGGCAATCGGGGTTTAGCACGAGTTTTTTTCTTCTGATCGATTTTATGGGAGCCCTGTCGTAACCTATTAGTCCAGAGAAGCGTATCACGGTCGTATCGATTCCCGGCTGTTCCATGAGAAGCCTCTCCACGCGCAGAAGGGCCTTTCCCGACGGTTTATCGGGGTGAAGCGAGTCTTCTTCCCTTACGACCCCGTTTGTGTTCGGATAAACGGATGTCGAGCTGGCGAAGATAACCATCTTCCCTCGGGGGTTCGGTATGGCCCCGATGAGGTTTCTGATCTGTTTTTCATGGTAGGTCTCTATATCGTCCCTTCGTTCCGGGGGGAAATTGATGAAAAGAATGTCCGAGGAGAAAAATTCATCCGCACCCTCGCCCCTCACCTCGGGGGCGATATCTATCAGGTAGGGCTCTATTCCTTTTTCCGAAAGAGCGGGGAGCTTCTCAGGGTCCCTTACAGACCCTCTCACCGAAAAACCCGCACCCTTTAGATGTAGAGCAAGCGGTTCCCCAAGCCAGCCGCAGCCCAGAATGCTCACGGTCCTCACTGGTCCTGCTCCGCTTCCCGCCGCGTTATTTCACGCGTGACTTCCGCCCGCTGCTCGTCTGAGTACTCCTCCCAGTTCGCTATCTCGTCGCTCGTGCGGAGGCATCCGACGCAAAGCCCCGTGTCCTCGTCCATTATGCATATGCCGTTGCAGGGAGAATTCGTTTTTCCCAAAACCCTATCCTCCGCAGAAAAGCCTGAGCATCTCGAGGTACTTTTCGCTTGTCTTTCTGACTATGTCGGGGGGAAGCTCAGGTGCCGGAGGATTTCTGTTCCAGCCCGTCTGCTTGAGGTAGTCCCTTACGAACTGCTTGTCAAAGCTTGTCTGCGGTCCGCCCGGAGCGTAGTCTGCCCGGGGCCAGAATCTTGATGAATCCGGCGTCAGGGCCTCGTCTATCAGAATGAGTTCTCCTGTGTCTCTGTCTATACCGAACTCAAATTTCGTATCGGCTATTATTATGCCTCGTTCTTCGGCTATACCGGCGGCTGCCGTGTAGATCTCGATGCTTGCGTCCCTTACCCTGCTCGCGAGCTCCCCGCCGATCATCTCGCGCACTTCCGCGAAAGTTATGTTCTCGTCATGGGTTCCCTGCTCGGCCTTGGTTGACGGCGTGAAAACGGGTTCCGGAAGCTTCTGCGACTCAAGGAGCCCTTCTCCAAGGGGTATGCCGCAGACGGAACCGGTTTTTTTGTACTCTTCCCACCCCGAACCGCTTATATAGCCTCTCACTACGCACTCCACGGGAAGCGGGTCGGTTTTCTTGACGAGCATCGAGCGGTCTGAGAGCGCCTCGGCATGGTCCCCGAAGGGGTCGGGGAAATCCTCGGGGTCCGTTGAGATCATGTGGTTCGGGATTATATGCTCTGTTTTCCGGAACCAGAATTCTGAGATGCGGTTTAGCACCTCGCCTTTTGCCGGTATCCCGTTTGGGAGTATCACGTCAAAGGCTGAGATGCGGTCGGTGGCTACCATCAGGATGCGCTCGCCCAGGTCGTAGATGTCTCTTACCTTGCCTCTGGTGGGTTCTGCGAATCCGATGAAATCCGTGCTGAGTATCGTTTGGTGAATAGTTCTGCCACTTGATTCCCGATTTTTGCGGGACGCTTTGACTGAATGGTGAAACTACCCGAAACCGCGGCCATTCTCAAGCGTCCCCGCAGTTGTTGACAATGTGCGATAATTAAAGACAATATCAGGTTTTTGAGCACGTAGCTCAGTGGCAGAGCACTTGCTTGACGTGCAAGGGGTCGCAGGTTCAAATCCTGCCGTGCTCACCATGTGTTTCAGAGGACGAATCAGTTGGGTATAGAGGTAAATATCGACGGGAAGCAAGGCAGGTTTTCTTCGGGAATCACCGTGGGGGACGTGCTGGCGGAACTTGGGGAAGACAAGCGTACAGTAGGGGCCGTCGTAGACGGCCAGGTAGTTGATTTCTGGCACCGCCTCGGGAGCGACTGCGACCTTCTGCCCGTAAAAAGCAATACCGAAGCCTCTTTGGGGCTTCTGCGGCACACCGCGGCCCACGTTCTCGCTGAAGCCGTCCAGTCTCTTTTCCCCCAGGCGAGGGTCACCATAGGTCCCGTGATAGAAAACGGGTTTTACTACGATTTTGATTTCGAGAGGGGCTTCACTCCCGAGGATCTTGAGAACATCGAAGCGAAGATGCTTGAGATAATAAAGAAGAACCGGCCTCTTACGAGAAAATCGGTCACGAGGGAGGAGGCCATAGCTACCTTCTCCGGGATAAACGAGAACTACAAGGTTGAGATAATAAACGACCTTCCCGAAGGGGAGGAGATAACCATATATGACCAGACAGACTGGTATGACCTCTGCAGGGGGCCTCACCTTCCCTCAACGGGTCTCATAAAGGCCTTTAAGCTCACGAGTTCCGCAGGGGCTTACTGGAGGGGCAACGAGAACAACCCCATGCTCCAGAGAATTTACGGAACGGCGTTCTGGGACAAAAAGGAGCTGCGCAAACATCTGCAGAGCCTGGAAGAGGCAAAAAAAAGGGACCACAGAAAGCTTGGGAGGGAACTCGATCTTTTCAGCGTGAACGAAGAAATAGGACCCGGTCTCATCCTCTGGCATCCTAGGGGGGCGAAGGTAAGAAACGTAATAGAGGATTTCTGGAAGAGGGAGCATATCTCCCGGGGCTACGAAGTGCTCTACACGCCGCATATGGCCAAACTTGATCTCTGGCGCACGAGCGGTCACGTGGATTTTTACTCGCAGAACATGTTCTCGTGCATGGAGGTTGAGAATTCCGATTATCAGGTAAAGCCCATGAACTGTCCCTTCCACATACTGATATACAAGACAAAGACGAGAAGCTACAGGGATCTGCCGATCAGGTGGGCCGAGATAGGAACCGTGTACAGGTACGAGCGTTCAGGGGTTCTCCACGGTCTTTTGAGAGTAAGGGGCTTTTCCCAGGACGACGCCCACATATTCTGCCGACCCGACCAGATACGCGAAGAGGTCTCCGGGGTGCTTCGCCTCACCTTGGATTTCCTGAAGACTTTTGGGTTTGATAATTACGAGATCTTTCTCTCTACGCGCCCGGCCAAGTTTGTTGGAAGCGAGGAGAACTGGGAGAGGTCTATAGAGGCCATCGAGGAGGCCCTGTCGGATGTTGGGCTTCCGTACGGAGTTGACACCGGCGGCGGGGCTTTTTACGGTCCCAAGATAGATCTTAAGATAAAGGACGTGATAGGCAGGGCTTGGCAATGCTCAACTATTCAAGTAGATTTCAACCTGCCCGAGCGGTTTGACATGGAATTTGTGGGTGAGGATAACGCGAGACATACCCCGATAATGATCCACAGGGCCATATTCGGTTCTATCGAGCGGTTCTTTGGAATTCTCATAGAACATTACGGGGGAGCGTTTCCGCTCTGGCTCAGCCCCGAACAGGTAAGGGTGGCATCCGTGGGACAGAGCCAGGCCGAGTACTGCGAGGAAGTCTGCTCCGAGCTTCGGAGCCGGGGAATCAGGGTCGGCAGCGATTTGCGAAACGAGAAGCTAGGATATAAGGTTAGGGAGGCTCAGGTGATGAAAATTCCCTACCTGCTGGTTGTGGGAGACAAGGAGGTTGAGACGGGAACGGTTGCTCCCAGGAAGTACGGCGGAGATGCCATGGCGGCGTTGCCGGTAAAGGATTTTATCGAAATCGTCGTGGGGGAGAACGATCCCTACAGTTGGATGGAGGTAACGGTATAGCTAGAAGGAGAAATAATTTCAGGGCCCGCGTTCCGGAGACCCGGATTAACAGGAGAATCACCGCGAAAGAGGTGAGGCTCATAGATATTGAAGGTGAGCAGCTCGGGATCGTAGGCATTGACGAGGCTTTGCGGATCTCGGAGGAAAAGGAAGTAGACTTGGTTGAGATTGCGTCAAACGCTACTCCGCCCGTATGCAAGTTGATGGATTACGGGAAGTTCAAGTACGAACTCAAAAAACAGCGAAGCGCGAAAAAACAGAAAGATCAGACGATAAAGGAGATCAAGTTTCGTCCCAACATAGGGGACCACGACCTTGAAGTCAAGGTAAACCGAATGAAGGGTTTTCTTGAAGCGGGTCACAAAACCAGGGTAAGGATATTTTTCAGGGGCAGGGAAATAGTTCACTCGGACCTCGGCCGCAAGCTCGCCGAGGATGTCTGCGAAAAACTGTCCGATGTCGCCTCGGTGGACATGGAGCCCAAGATAGAGGGCAAGAACCTGATAATGGTGCTTGTACCGGCAAAAAAAACAGTGAGGAATTCACAAGATGCCTAAGATGAAGACGAACCGCAGCGCGGCCAAGAGGTTTTCCGTTACCGGAAGCGGAAAAATAAGAAGGAACAAGGGTGGAAAAAGCCATATAAACGTGAAGAAGAGTTCAAAAAGGATGCGGAGACTGCTGGAGACGGATTTCATCGAAGGTTCCGCGGCCAAGAAGATCAAAACCTACGTTCCTTACCTGTGAACTGATACAAACGGAGAATACCGATGCGCATAAAAAGAGGAGTCACTTCCAGAAGACGTAAAAAAAGAGTTCTTAAGCTTGCAAAAGGGTACTGGGGGAGAAGAAAAAACAATTTCAGACGGGCGAAGGAAACCATACTCAGGGCACTTGCCTATTCCTACAGGGACCGCCGCCGCAGAAAAAGAGACTTCAGGGCGCTTTGGATTATGAGAATAAACGCTGGGGTAAGGCCTTTTGGACTTTCCTACAGCAGGTTCATAAACGCGCTTAAGCAGTCCGGAGTCGAACTTGACCGAAAAAGTCTCTCAGAGCTCGCCATAAGAAACCCCGAGAGTTTCAAGGCCGTGGTGGAGTTCGCGACCTCGAAGAAGGGATGATCTTCCGCCCCGACCGGGGCTTCTATTCTATTCCCGGCTAAAGCGGGTTTATACCGGGGTCGTGCGGGTCGCGCTCAAGCGGGCAGCCTTCGCAGCGCGGGGTCTTTGCGCAGTGAAGTTTCCCCGTTTTCACTATGAGCGCGTGGTACTCTCCGAAAACTCCTGTGTTTGGGGAAAGACTTTGCGTAAAAAGCTCCTGTATCTTCGCGTAACTTGCGTCTTCGGGGATCAGGCGGTGGCGGCTGAGAATTCTTCTTGAGTAGTTATCGACCACGAACACGGGTTTTCCAAGGGCGTAAAGCAGGATCGAATCAGCTGTTTCTTGGCCGATGCCGTTTACCGAAAGCAATTCCTCCCTGAGTTTGTCTGTGTCCTCTGCGAGCATGTTTTCCATCTCTCCCCCGTAGCTTGCGAACAGAAAGTCGATGAAGTTTTTAAGCCTTCTGGCTTTTAGGTTGTGATACCCGCAGGGACGAATCAGGGCCGCAAGCTGCCCGTGGGATACCGACTTCAGTTTTTCTGCCGAAAGCATGGAACTCTCCCTCAGAGCCGTAATGGCTCGCTCCACGTTTCTCCAGGAGGTGTTCTGGGTGAGTATGGCGCCTGTGGCGCACTCAAGTCTTGTACGGGCGGGCCACCAGTTCTGCGGACCATATCTTTTATACAGGACGGAGTAAAAATTCCGTATTCTTTCGGATTCGCCTGTACCGCTCAACGTATTGTTTCTCCGCCGCTTCTGCGGTTAATGTGGGAAACGACCAGGAAAAAGACGGCCGCAAGCGCGTATCCGGCGGCCCATCTGGCTCCTGTTGCGAAGCCGAGAGAATAGAGGCTTCCTTCAACCGAGATTTCCCCTGCGTGTATGAAACCGAAAAAGGCCATCACGGCTCCCACTCCCATCCAAACTCCCGCTTGAGTGAGCCTGCGTTCTACAAGGCACACTGCTGTTGCGGCCCAGACAACGGAGGAGAGCATGAATCCCTGGGAAAGCGCTACCAGCCCGGGCAGCTGAAGCCCAGAGGCGACAAACACGTCTAAATTCTCAAACGCGCGGTGAGCTACAGAACCGTCCGAAATCGCTGCTCCCACCGCTCCTACTGTTTGGGAAACCACTATCGTTCCCCACGCCGCAAGAGACGGGACCAGTCCCAGAGCTACGGCGGGGGCGTGGGAGCGAGGAGTGGTCTGAAACGCCTGGGCCGTCATCACGAGACCTACCCATATCAGTATTACTCCGGCGGCCTCGACCGGCACCAGGGCCACGGCGAGGGAACTGAGACCGACAAGCGACACAACGGCGTAGAAAGCTCCGTTCATAACCGAGTAGCCTCCTTTCGCTCCCATCTCTTTCCATCCCGGATGGCCTATGTATATGGTCGTGGGGAAACACGACCCGAAAAGGGATGCGGCTATCGATCCCACTCCGTTAACTGCAAGGCACGGTCCCGTGGGGTAGGGGTCTCCCGCGGCCTCTGCGGACTCTATGTTTTGCAGGGACCCGAGAATGTTGTAAAGCCCCATCGGAAGCACTACGGGAATCAGTACCGAGCGCACCAGGGGATCCGAAAGCCCTGCAACGAGATCGCCCAGAACTGGAATAGGCAGGTAGAATCCCACGTCGCCGAATGCTTTGCCCACAGCGGGTCCCGAAACGGATGTTTCCTCTCCGAATCCCGCTGC from Candidatus Dadabacteria bacterium harbors:
- a CDS encoding phosphoglycerate dehydrogenase; protein product: MPPFRRNLLKILITDGLAKQGLELLMAAEGVEVDERKGVSPEELTDIIKDYDGLVVRSATKVTREVIEASGGRLRIIGRAGIGIDNIDLDAATRNGVAVMNTPESNSITTAEHTITLLLSLARRIPQAHSSIKSGKWERNKYKGVEVYGKTIGLVGLGNIGKLVAERAMGLKMKAIAYDPYLSQEAAKKLSIELVSLDELFHRSDVITVHTPLTDETRDLVNSESFEKMKEGVIVINCARGGIVNEADMAEALREGKVGGAAFDVYTSEPVDPDNPVLSVEENIVLTPHLGASTEEAQIKVGTTMAQQLIDFAQKGVVKNAVNMPSLTTEQLTVMKPYLSICEKIGSLHGQLCEGAVRTIEVTYEGEVAEMDSGYLTVAVLKGFLSHIMDISVTYVNAPSIAEERKIKVVESKSAVMSQYTNLITVMVTTRKETSEISGSVFGGNHGRIVKVNGVEIDVVPEGFLLVSHNYDRPGFIGSMCSVLGKNNVNIGRMHLGRKSVGGEAIVFTNVDTRVSEEVIQEISAIENIISVTQVSFSDE
- the hisZ gene encoding ATP phosphoribosyltransferase regulatory subunit, which encodes MNKFLTLPQGVKDFGPVKAENLKRIENVLLEEFSYWGYRRVITPLFEYLDTMSVGIGENFKHRLMKFVDPHTGEVVVLRPDITPQIGRMVATQLSDHRHPLRLCYSGRVVRYEEKGSGKEREVFQLGCELLGLGSTEGDSEIIALALKSINRLGLKKITLNLGHTGILDAVLQDAGEIRDQLVHALIKKDQELIRKIVEPSAIPKDVKDVLFSLSDYYGDADILRRAARNKRFRPCIEEIISLITVLEEYKVECDISIDLVEVKGFEYYTGVTFEIISSAAPASLVTGGRYDGLVNRYGKNVPAAGFAIDAEALMQSTKGGDGENQVHFIIVPKNQDLRGDAIRLAEWLRSSSFKVILDLNGSYADMIDSQDFFDGDGSLATYGLIKLESPSEIKLVESRTGSIREFSNLEELLTGGGL
- a CDS encoding adenylosuccinate synthase; protein product: MSSIVVLGTQWGDEGKGRIVDLIASRTDLVVRYQGGNNAGHTIVADGRKIILHHIPSGILRENSLSLIGNGVVVDPKVLVGEIEALRSAGYPVSPLNFLVSERAHVIMPYHREIDLLREKRRASGRKIGTTGRGIGPVYEDKYARRGIRMLDLTEPEAFLARLRSVMAERNAYIEKVLGADPLDTESVYEEYVTYGEVLRSFISDVSAIIRKSGEEGKRILFEGAQGSLLDIDFGTYPYVTSSNAGLGGVFSGTGAVPGLVGSIVGVAKAYTTRVGEGPFPTEESGEIQEVLRREGEEYGATTGRSRRCGWLDAVALNYAIRTNGVTAIALTKLDVLSGFEKVKICTGYGHNGSITKEFPASLSVLEDCEPSYEEMDGWDEDLAEIKNVEQLPRNALGFIKRVEELTGIPVWIVSVGPQRDKYFELSDCVFSR
- a CDS encoding PhoH family protein, which produces MDGIRELELENIEAVKVLYGELNSNLKEIENEFDISIHTRGNKITLKGDEERTAEAGMLMGQMYSLIEKGYVLQPSDIKIAKRLLNQKDASLEEIFLDTVCISVRKKIISPKTINQKLYIDAIRRNDMVFGIGPAGTGKTYLAMAMAVSAFTNKKVNRIVLARPAVEAGEKLGFLPGDLQEKVNPYLRPLFDALYDMMEFEKANRLIEKNMIEIVPIAYMRGRTLNDAFIILDEAQNTTAIQMKMFLTRLGFGSKAVITGDITQIDLAREQNSGLIEAMNILSGIKGIDFVHFSKTDVIRHPLVMKIIDAYEKIKDNLGSRTPVTGENE
- a CDS encoding SDR family oxidoreductase, which gives rise to MRTVSILGCGWLGEPLALHLKGAGFSVRGSVRDPEKLPALSEKGIEPYLIDIAPEVRGEGADEFFSSDILFINFPPERRDDIETYHEKQIRNLIGAIPNPRGKMVIFASSTSVYPNTNGVVREEDSLHPDKPSGKALLRVERLLMEQPGIDTTVIRFSGLIGYDRAPIKSIRRKKLVLNPDCPLNLIHRDDCIGIVRSVIDLDVRNTVLNATCDKHPTRREYYSREARKYGIPLPLFKTESSPEYKIVSNEKLKETLGYRMIYPDPLGIP
- a CDS encoding DUF1289 domain-containing protein, with product MDEDTGLCVGCLRTSDEIANWEEYSDEQRAEVTREITRREAEQDQ
- a CDS encoding phosphoribosylaminoimidazolesuccinocarboxamide synthase translates to MHQTILSTDFIGFAEPTRGKVRDIYDLGERILMVATDRISAFDVILPNGIPAKGEVLNRISEFWFRKTEHIIPNHMISTDPEDFPDPFGDHAEALSDRSMLVKKTDPLPVECVVRGYISGSGWEEYKKTGSVCGIPLGEGLLESQKLPEPVFTPSTKAEQGTHDENITFAEVREMIGGELASRVRDASIEIYTAAAGIAEERGIIIADTKFEFGIDRDTGELILIDEALTPDSSRFWPRADYAPGGPQTSFDKQFVRDYLKQTGWNRNPPAPELPPDIVRKTSEKYLEMLRLFCGG
- the thrS gene encoding threonine--tRNA ligase → MGIEVNIDGKQGRFSSGITVGDVLAELGEDKRTVGAVVDGQVVDFWHRLGSDCDLLPVKSNTEASLGLLRHTAAHVLAEAVQSLFPQARVTIGPVIENGFYYDFDFERGFTPEDLENIEAKMLEIIKKNRPLTRKSVTREEAIATFSGINENYKVEIINDLPEGEEITIYDQTDWYDLCRGPHLPSTGLIKAFKLTSSAGAYWRGNENNPMLQRIYGTAFWDKKELRKHLQSLEEAKKRDHRKLGRELDLFSVNEEIGPGLILWHPRGAKVRNVIEDFWKREHISRGYEVLYTPHMAKLDLWRTSGHVDFYSQNMFSCMEVENSDYQVKPMNCPFHILIYKTKTRSYRDLPIRWAEIGTVYRYERSGVLHGLLRVRGFSQDDAHIFCRPDQIREEVSGVLRLTLDFLKTFGFDNYEIFLSTRPAKFVGSEENWERSIEAIEEALSDVGLPYGVDTGGGAFYGPKIDLKIKDVIGRAWQCSTIQVDFNLPERFDMEFVGEDNARHTPIMIHRAIFGSIERFFGILIEHYGGAFPLWLSPEQVRVASVGQSQAEYCEEVCSELRSRGIRVGSDLRNEKLGYKVREAQVMKIPYLLVVGDKEVETGTVAPRKYGGDAMAALPVKDFIEIVVGENDPYSWMEVTV